In Zygosaccharomyces rouxii strain CBS732 chromosome D complete sequence, one DNA window encodes the following:
- a CDS encoding WD repeat MDV1/CAF4 family protein (similar to uniprot|P47025 Saccharomyces cerevisiae YJL112W MDV1 WD repeat protein that regulates steps in the Dnm1p-dependent process of mitochondrial fission), giving the protein MSNHDDHFSHLGSALSTTAAAIFGAQNLEDTILSYSSPYKRVLHKAMTNLGSEGAVVNFRGRKDRGTGSFQSLSSNNGKEFFQNKFADSKTSFKVLSYLSDDQLRDIPSEFDGTNLSLSKKLLTQNGEPNSKSNKKKGQKTEPTLFQGFEASLPVINETLHSENKLLKNDEDSKTIDQHPHRHHHGGKPEMDQNEFNDQFTLPQGVEPERITNSYSLSFLKSVSSGVIDNLDLLEIQKKVAASEIRELDYKLERLKFMRELAFKRIAKIEQNELFLENNLNVARDRISFLQEYGLQKEEDDIDEERKENEDEDIIDNPQHSLDEDGNRPQDIAESPLNVHKSNENHGLETEANANSPMLSKSVYQKLKVKDEKPSKKLHEFYNDKHKKHRKTYPTLQQYYTRGSQISSFPKSHDESIICLDFDVPFGTLATAGHLDHSIKLWNLSKKNQVGQMTGHHASINCMQLDNQYNMLISGGRDAVLKLWDLSLAYQLYQEDTEFASNSEEACVYTFDSHLDEITALSFDSGHLVSGSQDRTLRQWDLSTGKCVQTIDISFASRGQSTSSLASSSLLSPVVEAPVVGALQCFDAALATGTKDGIVRLWDMRSGKTIRSLEGHTDAITTLKFDSRNLVTGSLDRSIRIWDLRTGTLADAFAYESPVLELDFDLQDIVAAVGENGVKVFDRENDKHWVCAQSEEEDASISQFVKYKNGYLIEGRSNGDVNAWAI; this is encoded by the coding sequence ATGTCCAATCATGATGATCACTTCTCTCACCTTGGATCAGCCCTTTCTACTACTGCGGCAGCCATATTTGGAGCACAAAACTTGGAAGACACAATCCTATCCTATAGCAGTCCATATAAACGGGTTCTTCATAAGGCCATGACGAATCTAGGTAGTGAAGGAGCTGTTGTCAATTTTAGAGGTCGAAAGGATAGAGGAACCGGATCATTTCAAAGTCTAAGTTCAAACAATGGCAAAGAATTCTTTCAGAACAAATTCGCAGACTCCAAGACAAGTTTTAAAGTTCTAAGTTATTTGAGTGATGATCAACTTAGAGATATACCAAGTGAATTCGATGGTACAAATTTATCACTatccaaaaaattgttaactCAAAATGGTGAACCAAATAGTAAGTCtaataagaaaaaaggACAGAAAACTGAACCTACATTGTTTCAAGGTTTTGAAGCATCCTTACCTGTGATCAACGAAACTTTGCACAGTGAAAataaacttttgaaaaatgatgagGATTCCAAAACAATTGATCAGCACcctcatcgtcatcatcacgGTGGTAAACCGGAAATGGACCAAAACGAATTTAACGACCAATTTACACTACCTCAGGGCGTAGAGCCTGAGAGGATAACCAATTCATATTCATTAAGTTTTTTGAAGAGTGTTAGCAGTGGTGTGATAGATAATTTAGATCTGttggaaattcaaaaaaaagTAGCCGCTAGTGAAATACGAGAATTGGACTacaaattggaaaggttAAAATTTATGAGAGAACTTGCATTTAAAAGAATAGccaaaattgaacaaaatgaaTTGTTCCTGGAGAATAATTTAAACGTTGCCAGAGATCGTATATCTTTCCTACAGGAATATGGATTACAAaaggaggaagatgatataGATGAAGAGCGaaaggaaaatgaagatgaagatattaTTGATAATCCACAACACTCATTAGATGAAGACGGAAATAGACCTCAAGACATAGCGGAATCTCCTTTGAACGTACACAAAAGTAATGAAAATCATGGGTTAGAGACAGAGGCGAATGCTAATTCGCCCATGTTGAGCAAATCAGTTTATCAAAAGCTTAAagttaaagatgaaaagcCATCAAAGAAACTGCATGAATTTTACAACGATAAGCACAAAAAGCACAGGAAAACATACCCAACTTTACAACAGTACTATACAAGGGGTTCACAAATTAGTTCTTTCCCTAAATCTCATGATGAAAGTATCATATGTCTAGATTTTGACGTTCCGTTTGGTACTTTAGCCACTGCAGGTCATTTAGACCATTCCATAaaactttggaatttaTCGAAGAAGAATCAAGTGGGTCAAATGACTGGTCATCATGCAAGTATAAATTGCATGCAACTGGATAATCAGTATAACATGCTGATTAGTGGTGGTAGAGATGCAGTCCTTAAGCTTTGGGACTTAAGCCTTGCATACCAACTGTACCAAGAGGATACAGAATTCGCATCTAACTCTGAAGAAGCATGTGTCTATACTTTTGATTCTCATCTCGATGAAATTACCGCTTTGTCTTTTGATTCTGGTCATCTTGTCAGTGGTTCGCAAGATAGGACTTTACGTCAATGGGATTTAAGCACCGGAAAGTGTGTACAAACAATTGATATTAGTTTTGCCTCAAGAGGTCAATCTACTAGCTCCTTGGCAAGCAGTTCGTTACTATCACCTGTTGTGGAGGCACCAGTAGTTGGTGCTTTACAATGTTTTGATGCTGCATTAGCAACGGGTACTAAAGATGGTATTGTAAGATTATGGGATATGCGTTCAGGTAAAACTATTCGTTCACTGGAGGGACATACGGATGCCATTACTACGttaaaatttgattcaagaaatctgGTCACAGGTTCCCTTGACAGGAGTATCAGAATTTGGGATTTGAGGACAGGAACATTAGCAGATGCATTTGCCTATGAGTCTCCTGTATTAGAACTCGATTTCGACCTACAAGACATAGTTGCAgctgttggtgaaaatggtGTCAAGGTATTCGATAGAGAGAATGACAAGCACTGGGTCTGTGCTCAAtcagaagaggaagatgctTCAATTTCACAATTCGTGAAATACAAGAACGGATACTTGATCGAGGGTCGTAGTAACGGTGATGTAAACGCCTGGGCAATTTGA
- the CCT7 gene encoding chaperonin-containing T-complex subunit CCT7 (highly similar to uniprot|P42943 Saccharomyces cerevisiae YJL111W CCT7 Subunit of the cytosolic chaperonin Cct ring complex related to Tcp1p required for the assembly of actin and tubulins in vivo), whose protein sequence is MNFGNQTPTIVVLKEGTDTSQGRGQIISNINACVAVQEALKPTLGPLGSDILIVSGSGKTTISNDGATILKLLDVVHPAAKTLVDISRAQDAEVGDGTTSVTILAGELMKEAKPFLEEGISSHIIMKGYRKAVSLATAKIQELAVDISHKGGENRELLERCAKTAMTSKLIYKNADFFVKMCVDAVLSLDRNDLDDKLIGIKKIPGGAMEESMFINGVAFKKTFSYAGFEQQPKRFKNPKILSLNLELELKAEKDNAEVRVEHVDDYQAIVDAEWQLILNKLKQIEDTGANIVLSKLPIGDLATQYFADRNIFCAGRVNGDDLNRVILAVGGSIQSTTTDIRPEYLGTCEKFEEIQIGSERYNLFEGCTKAKTCTLLLRGGAEQVIAEVERSLHDAIMIVKRAIQNKLIVAGGGATEMEISRHLREYSKTIAGKQQLIINAFAKALEVIPRQLCENAGFDAIEILNRLRMAHSKGEKWYGVDFEIENIGDNFAKFVWEPALVKINELNSAAEATNLILSVDETITNKESSANGGAPPQGRGRGMPMQ, encoded by the coding sequence ATGAATTTCGGTAATCAGACACCTACTATTGTCGTCCTTAAGGAGGGAACCGACACTTCTCAAGGCCGCGGCCAGATCATTTCCAATATCAATGCCTGTGTTGCAGTACAAGAGGCTTTAAAGCCTACGTTAGGTCCATTGGGTTCTGATATCCTAATTGTTTCTGGAAGTGGTAAGACGACGATTTCTAATGACGGTGCCACTATTCTTAAATTATTAGATGTCGTTCACCCTGCGGCTAAAACGTTAGTAGATATTTCCAGAGCTCAAGATGCGGAAGTAGGTGATGGTACTACCAGTGTTACTATTCTAGCAGGtgaattgatgaaagaggcaaaaccatttttggaagaaggtaTATCATCTCATATTATTATGAAAGGTTATAGAAAGGCAGTGAGTCTTGCTACTGCCAAGATTCAAGAATTAGCGGTTGATATTTCTCACAAAGGTGGCGAAAATAGGGAATTATTGGAAAGGTGTGCTAAGACAGCAATGACATCAAAACTTATCTACAAGAATGCAGATTTCTTCGTCAAGATGTGTGTAGATGCTGTTCTTTCATTAGACAGAAACGATTTGGATGATAAATTAATTGGTATAAAGAAAATTCCAGGTGGTGCAATGGAAGAATCGATGTTTATCAATGGTGTTGCCTTTAAAAAGACATTTTCCTATGCAGGTTTTGAACAACAACCGAAGAGATttaaaaatccaaagattttaagTTTAAACCttgaattagaattaaaGGCCGAAAAGGATAATGCAGAAGTTAGGGTGGAACACGTGGATGATTATCAAGCTATCGTGGATGCAGAATGGCAACTAATTTTGAATAAGCTAAAACAAATCGAAGATACAGGTGCAAATATCGTTCTTTCCAAACTACCCATCGGTGATTTAGCTACTCAATATTTTGCCGACAGAAATATTTTCTGTGCCGGTAGAGttaatggtgatgatttaAACCGTGTGATTTTGGCAGTTGGTGGATCTATACAATCGACAACGACGGATATAAGGCCAGAATACTTGGGTActtgtgaaaaatttgaagaaattcaaatcGGATCTGAACGTTATAATCTATTTGAAGGTTGCACCAAGGCAAAGACTTGTACATTGCTATTAAGAGGTGGTGCTGAACAAGTGATTGCTGAAGTGGAAAGATCATTACACGATGCCATCATGATCGTCAAGAGGGCAATTCAAAACAAATTAATCGttgcaggtggtggtgccactgaaatggaaatttcaagacATCTAAGAGAGTATTCCAAGACGATTGCAGGTAAACAGCAATTAATCATTAATGCATTTGCCAAGGCGCTTGAAGTTATCCCAAGACAGTTATGTGAAAATGCAGGTTTTGATGCTATCGAAATTTTGAACAGATTAAGAATGGCTCACAGTAAGGGTGAAAAATGGTACGGTGTTGATTtcgaaattgaaaatattggtGACAATTTCGCCAAATTCGTTTGGGAACCAGCATTGGTTAAAATTAACGAACTAAACAGTGCTGCAGAAGCTACGAATCTGATCTTATCAGTAGATGAAACCATCACTAATAAAGAATCATCTGCTAATGGAGGTGCACCACCACAAGGTAGAGGTAGAGGTATGCCCATGCAATAG
- the DID2 gene encoding Did2p (highly similar to uniprot|P69771 Saccharomyces cerevisiae YKR035W-A DID2 Class E protein of the vacuolar protein-sorting (Vps) pathway associates reversibly with the late endosome has human ortholog that may be altered in breast tumors) — protein sequence MSRNQAGLENTLFQLKFTSKQLQKQAQRAVKEEKQETAKLKKSLGESEEIAKIYASNAIRKKNERLQLLKLASRVDSVASRVQTAVTMRQVSSSMGSVCRGMDKALQSMNLQQITMVMDKFEQQFEDLDASVNVYEDMGSNSDAVIVDGDKVDELLNKVADENGLELKQQAKLDDLPEIEQPQANEEKEDKLAQRLRALRG from the coding sequence ATGTCTCGTAATCAGGCTGGACTAGAAAACACTTTGTTTCAGCTAAAATTTACTTCCAAGCAGCTACAGAAGCAAGCTCAGAGGGCCGTCAAGGAGGAGAAGCAAGAAACCGCtaaattaaagaaatctCTAGGTGAAAGTGAAGAGATTGCCAAAATATATGCGTCAAATGCAATcagaaagaaaaatgaaaggtTGCAGCTGTTAAAATTGGCATCGAGAGTTGATTCGGTGGCATCGAGAGTTCAGACTGCGGTTACAATGAGGCAGGTGTCCAGTTCAATGGGATCAGTTTGTCGTGGTATGGATAAGGCATTACAAAGTATGAACTTACAACAAATTACAATGGTGATGGATAAATTCGAACAGcaatttgaagatctgGACGCAAGTGTAAACGTCTACGAAGACATGGGTAGTAACAGCGATGCAGTAATtgttgatggtgataaagttgatgaattgcTGAATAAAGTTGCGGATGAGAATGGATTGGAATTAAAGCAACAGGCAAAGCTAGATGACTTGCCAGAGATTGAACAACCTCAAgctaatgaagaaaaggagGATAAATTAGCCCAAAGGCTACGTGCATTAAGAGGTTAG
- a CDS encoding GATA-type transcription factor (some similarities with uniprot|P42944 Saccharomyces cerevisiae YJL110C GZF3 GATA zinc finger protein and Dal80p homolog that negatively regulates nitrogen catabolic gene expression by competing with Gat1p for GATA site binding function requires a repressive carbon source dimerizes with Dal80p and binds to Tor1p) has protein sequence MTGSTAAASFVSEPRVDEKPSGNNDNNSDASFVNASANANSNVSCSTTDASPASSSDAPSRSPSPSSGSVHSKSKVVDAHTNGNTTNIGSNPNVNSHNTVCKNCFTVTTPLWRRDENGAVLCNACGLFLKLHGRPRPISLKTDVIKSRNRKGNHSHSHNHSNTPPSPKGTPNGDERKRKYDDPNKPKPKKVKSEVKEPQFEGTEITKAANTLGNINRSCNGVNSPTLSASNAPRQLPHLSTLLGEVSPQPQPQSVHPSQPLQRGASPLPPPVTMLESARSTVSSPSMLPQNPKVYQMSSINDVLSPSHAVQQQQPSSTPAEVRGHLSPPPPPPPHHQYHQPQPAFLPIALPRVNSPQPNQQQQQQQQQSQPVLETQLRNEEEIIRLRARINELELVTDLYKRHIFELDEKYKSLQDGVDQIKQQQQQQQQQQQQQQQQQQQQSQ, from the coding sequence ATGACAGGCTCAACCGCCGCTGCTTCATTTGTAAGTGAACCAAGAGTGGACGAAAAACCAAGCGGAAACAACGACAACAACAGCGATGCCAGTTTCGTAAATGCTAGTGCTAATGCAAATTCAAACGTTTCTTGCTCGACGACAGACGCATCTCCAGCGTCTTCGTCCGATGCCCCATCTCGCTCTCCTTCTCCGTCTTCTGGTTCAGTACACTCAAAATCAAAAGTTGTCGATGCACATACAAACGGTAATACTACAAATATTGGTTCGAATCCTAACGTCAATAGTCACAATACGGTCTGCAAGAATTGCTTCACGGTAACTACGCCGCTATGGAGACGTGATGAGAATGGTGCCGTACTCTGTAATGCATGTGGGTTGTTTTTGAAACTTCACGGTAGACCGAGGCCAATTAGTCTAAAGACAGATGTTATCAAGTCAAGGAATAGAAAGGGCAATCACAGTCATAGTCATAATCATAGCAATACACCACCGTCGCCAAAAGGTACTCCAAACGGCGAtgaaaggaaaagaaaatatgACGATCCCAATAAACCAAAACCTAAGAAAGTCAAATCTGAAGTCAAAGAGCCGCAATTCGAAGGGACTGAAATTACAAAGGCTGCGAACACTCTAGGAAATATCAATCGCAGCTGCAATGGCGTCAATTCGCCAACTCTGTCGGCATCCAACGCTCCAAGGCAATTACCGCACCTTTCGACTCTTTTGGGTGAGGTTAGtccacaaccacaaccGCAGTCTGTGCATCCTTCTCAGCCGTTACAAAGAGGTGCTTCGCCCTTGCCACCCCCAGTGACCATGCTAGAGTCAGCACGCTCGACGGTTTCTTCCCCCTCCATGTTACCTCAAAATCCAAAAGTATACCAAATGTCCTCTATTAACGATGTACTATCGCCATCACATGCTGtgcaacagcagcagccaTCTTCAACCCCCGCAGAGGTACGAGGTCATCTCTcgccaccaccaccaccgccACCCCATCACCAGTATCATCAACCTCAACCGGCATTTCTGCCAATTGCTTTACCAAGAGTGAATTCGCCACAGCCAAaccaacagcagcagcagcagcagcagcagtCACAACCGGTATTGGAAACTCAGCTGcgaaatgaagaagaaattataAGGTTACGGGCAAGGATCAACGAGCTAGAACTAGTAACGGATCTCTACAAAAGACACATATTTGAACTGGACGAGAAATATAAATCTCTGCAAGATGGTGTAGATCAAAtcaaacaacaacaacaacaacaacagcagcagcagcagcagcagcagcaacaacaacaacaacaaagtCAATGA
- the GCR1 gene encoding transcription regulator GCR1 (similar to uniprot|P07261 Saccharomyces cerevisiae YPL075W GCR1 Transcriptional activator of genes involved in glycolysis functions and interacts with Gcr2p), which yields MNLDPFDRNRISSSNRNASSPSSSSSQAIPLFPLNNISNANDDLYHVLNSQDQQARISSTNISSNFYLITQYILQAYFKVSFTELRSLKLVDLIVDQTYAESLTLRKLNEGASVRSYEYFNTVPRQEDITRCPIFALATYFVIRWSHPNPPISVENFDRIPLLDPTTITWNKGFQELNHTKEGYKVSRSVSFEPANELADIIFPWLPSLRQDMEIMDRSNYKLHSFLELFEFMARTIVQDLKYLQLNSGLLPNIVTFVAKFIPDLFQHPKFQKAKPVFNERGGDDEDSHFLQLSKRLTTENVRLAQQITQLKTDLSNVQYMCDQILKLQQQQLVNNDRNYRQNNNNNNNGVIVIDKNSVNSSIWNNLAQNTAAVSASGGNNSTSNNEEPQESSNLAPMLASFPLVNPEVNRKRKLPPPQPGLSPFLPSPGPVLPTVAESPYTKRLRIDDKRTPSQSALDLLLSKTASSPRFPSLPNNHVAKMPSRYSSPTAFAMTGSPSAVLPPNPVSLAPRTTQPEAHSQPRNISGPIVQNSPTITAATAARAAPATVSAIDNASSKNPNTNSLPNTPIVNNGADEPNEEAEEDASEEDGRDDENDDSKALSPKSSEARPRPVSSQQVPSSNPDNTSSGPNNKQNRPMEKLGPNRHIKYKLSRDNKTIWDLYTEWYIGLNGQSSIKSLIETYGLRRWKVSDDSHFFPTRRIIMDYIEMECDRGIKLGRFTNPDQPREDIRKIIVGDLEKFRINNGLTLNSLSMYFKNLTRENKEICIFENFKNWSVRAMTEEEKNKYCKRQHTKETL from the coding sequence ATGAACTTGGATCCATTCGATAGAAATAGAATTTCTAGTAGTAATAGAAATGCTTCGtcaccatcatcttcctcttcacAAGCTATACCGCTTTTCCCGCTAAATAATATCAGTAATGCTAACGATGACTTGTATCACGTACTGAATTCACAGGACCAACAGGCAAGGATCAGTAGCACGAATATCTCgtcaaatttttatttgataACCCAGTACATTCTGCAGGCGTatttcaaagtttcattCACAGAATTGAGGTCATTGAAACTAGTTGATTTGATTGTCGATCAGACATATGCCGAAAGTTTAACACTCCgaaaattgaatgaagGTGCCAGCGTTAGATCGTATGAATACTTTAATACAGTACCGAGGCAGGAAGATATAACCAGATGTCCGATTTTTGCATTAGCTACATACTTTGTCATCCGTTGGTCACACCCGAATCCACCTATCAGTGTTGAAAATTTCGACCGTATACCTCTGTTAGACCCAACGACGATTACTTGGAATAAGGGTTTCCAGGAACTAAATCATACGAAGGAAGGTTACAAAGTTTCCAGGTCAGTTTCGTTTGAACCGGCAAATGAGTTGGCAGATATTATTTTCCCCTGGCTACCTTCTTTAAGACAAGATATGGAAATTATGGACAGAAGCAATTACAAACTGCATTCCTTCCTGGAACTGTTCGAGTTTATGGCCAGGACGATAGTGcaggatttgaaatatctACAGTTAAACTCGGGATTGCTGCCGAATATTGTTACGTTTGTTGCGAAATTCATCCCGGATCTTTTCCAACACCCGAAGTTTCAAAAGGCGAAGCCTGTATTCAATGAAcgtggtggtgatgatgaggacTCTCATTTTTTGCAGCTTTCCAAGAGACTTACAACGGAGAATGTTAGGCTGGCGCAACAGATTACGCAGTTGAAAACTGATCTCAGCAATGTGCAGTACATGTGTGATCAGATTTTAAAActgcagcagcagcaatTGGTGAATAATGATCGGAATTATCGCcagaacaacaacaacaacaacaacgggGTTATTGTGATCGATAAGAATTCTGTTAACTCCTCCATATGGAATAATCTGGCTCAGAACACCGCAGCAGTTAGCGCTTCCGGCGGTAACAACAGCACCAGTAATAACGAAGAGCCGCAAGAGAGTTCAAATTTGGCCCCCATGTTAGCGTCATTCCCGCTGGTAAACCCGGAGGTTAACAGGAAGAGAAAATTGCCGCCCCCGCAGCCTGGCTTGTCACCTTTTCTGCCTTCCCCAGGCCCGGTATTACCAACGGTGGCAGAATCACCATACACGAAGAGACTTCGCATTGATGATAAACGCACACCTTCTCAGAGTGCATTAGATTTACTTCTGTCAAAGACAGCGTCGAGCCCGAGATTTCCTTCTCTGCCCAACAATCATGTTGCCAAAATGCCTTCGCGTTATTCGAGCCCAACTGCATTTGCTATGACTGGTTCACCAAGCGCAGTTTTGCCGCCAAACCCCGTGTCTTTGGCGCCTCGAACAACACAACCAGAAGCTCATTCACAACCGAGAAACATTTCCGGTCCAATTGTGCAAAATAGTCCGACAATAACCGCAGCTACAGCTGCGCGGGCGGCACCAGCCACAGTCTCAGCAATTGATAATGCGTCATCGAAAAATCCCAACACCAACAGTTTGCCAAATACTCCCATAGTGAACAATGGAGCCGATGAACCCAATGAGGAAGCGGAGGAAGATGCTAGTGAAGAGGATGGTCGTGACGACGAAAACGATGATTCAAAGGCATTGAGTCCTAAATCATCAGAAGCAAGACCGCGGCCAGTATCTTCTCAACAGGTACCTTCAAGCAATCCAGATAACACTAGTAGCGGTCCCAACAACAAGCAAAATAGACCCATGGAGAAGCTGGGACCCAATAGGCACATCAAGTACAAACTGTCTCGAGACAATAAAACTATTTGGGACCTTTATACGGAATGGTATATTGGACTCAATGGGCAATCATCCATTAAAAGCTTGATTGAAACGTATGGGTTGAGACGTTGGAAAGTGAGTGACGATTCCCATTTTTTTCcgacaagaagaattattaTGGATTATATCGAAATGGAATGTGATAGAGGTATCAAATTGGGCAGGTTTACAAATCCCGATCAACCGAGGGAAGATATCAGGAAAATAATTGTTGGtgatttagaaaaatttAGGATTAACAATGGGCTAACGTTAAATTCCCTTTCGAtgtatttcaaaaatttaacaaGAGAGAATAAGGAAATATGCATTTTCgaaaattttaagaatTGGTCGGTGAGAGCTATGACGGAGgaagagaagaacaaaTATTGTAAAAGGCAGCATACGAAAGAAACCCTTTGA